In a genomic window of Candidatus Poribacteria bacterium:
- the uvrB gene encoding excinuclease ABC subunit UvrB: MPKFELVSDFEPKGDQPQAIERLTEGLLKGYRYQTLLGVTGSGKTFTMAHIIQNVQRPTLVISHNKTLAAQLYSEFRTFFPKNAVRYFVSYYDYYQPEAYIPQTDTYIEKDARINEEIDKLRLAATSAVLSRKDVIVVASVSCIYGIGSPDEYFQQRVSIRKGDLVSRREIMRGLVNIRYERNDMVLQRGTFRARGDVIDIYPAYEDVAYRVELFDNEVERITMIDPLTGEVLEELDSVDIFPARHFMTSPKRFEQALLDIEAELQERIEYFLSRGKLLEAQRIEQRTRFDLEMLRHTGYCRGIENYSRHFSGRRPDEPPYCLINYFPDDFLVFIDESHVTIPQLRGMYYGDRTRKETLIEYGFRLPSALDNRPLKFEEFEELINQAIFVSATPGRFELERSEQVVEQIIRPTGLVDPKISVHPVEGQIDHLIGKISERVTKGQRVLVTTLTKRMAEDLTEYLAEMGIRAKYLHSEIHTLERADILRELREGKFDVLVGVNLLREGLDLPEVSLVAILDADKQGFLRSETSLIQTAGRAARNVDGEVILYADRITDAMKKAIDETERRRRIQLEYNEKHGITPATIEKAIRDLIDIEREKEVSRAEPKVISEVLREKPDEELYAPLEEMDPEEVKRTIEELEREMREAAERLEFEKAAVIRDQIKELKGRYGL, encoded by the coding sequence ATGCCGAAATTCGAACTCGTGTCCGATTTCGAACCTAAGGGGGATCAACCTCAGGCGATAGAAAGGCTGACCGAGGGCCTGCTTAAGGGATATAGATATCAGACTCTGCTGGGCGTGACGGGGTCAGGCAAGACCTTCACGATGGCCCATATCATTCAGAACGTCCAACGTCCGACGCTCGTCATCTCACACAACAAGACCCTTGCCGCTCAGCTTTACAGCGAGTTCAGGACCTTCTTCCCGAAAAACGCCGTCCGGTATTTTGTCAGCTATTATGATTACTACCAGCCCGAGGCTTATATCCCTCAGACGGACACCTACATAGAGAAGGACGCTAGGATAAACGAGGAGATAGATAAGCTCCGCCTGGCCGCCACCTCCGCCGTGCTTTCCAGAAAGGACGTGATCGTCGTCGCCAGCGTCTCGTGCATCTACGGAATCGGATCGCCCGATGAGTATTTCCAACAGCGGGTATCCATCAGGAAAGGCGATCTGGTCTCGCGCAGGGAGATAATGCGAGGATTGGTCAACATAAGATACGAGCGAAACGATATGGTCCTTCAACGGGGAACCTTCAGGGCGAGAGGCGATGTGATAGATATATATCCGGCATACGAGGATGTCGCATACAGGGTGGAGCTCTTCGACAACGAGGTGGAGAGGATAACCATGATAGATCCGCTGACGGGGGAGGTTCTGGAGGAGCTCGACTCAGTGGATATCTTCCCCGCAAGGCATTTCATGACCAGCCCCAAACGGTTCGAACAGGCGCTTTTGGACATCGAGGCCGAGCTTCAGGAGCGGATAGAGTATTTTCTCTCACGAGGGAAGCTGCTCGAGGCACAGAGGATCGAACAGCGAACGAGGTTCGATCTGGAGATGCTCAGACATACGGGCTACTGCAGAGGGATAGAGAACTACTCCAGACATTTCTCCGGAAGGAGGCCGGACGAACCTCCCTACTGCCTCATAAACTATTTCCCCGACGATTTTCTGGTCTTCATAGATGAATCACACGTGACCATACCTCAGCTTCGTGGGATGTATTACGGAGATAGAACCCGTAAGGAGACCCTGATCGAATATGGCTTCAGGTTGCCTTCAGCGTTGGACAACCGCCCTCTGAAGTTCGAGGAGTTCGAGGAGCTGATCAACCAGGCGATCTTCGTCTCAGCGACCCCTGGCAGGTTCGAACTCGAACGCAGCGAGCAGGTGGTCGAGCAGATCATCAGACCCACAGGTCTGGTCGACCCGAAGATCTCCGTCCATCCCGTGGAGGGCCAGATCGATCACCTGATAGGCAAGATCAGCGAGCGGGTAACCAAGGGACAGCGGGTGCTCGTGACCACCCTCACCAAACGGATGGCCGAGGATCTGACGGAATATCTGGCCGAGATGGGAATAAGGGCCAAGTATCTGCATTCCGAGATACACACGCTGGAACGGGCCGACATACTCAGAGAGCTGCGAGAGGGGAAGTTCGACGTGCTCGTCGGGGTTAACCTGCTGAGGGAAGGACTAGATTTGCCTGAGGTCTCTCTTGTGGCGATCCTCGATGCCGATAAACAGGGCTTCCTCCGATCGGAAACGTCGCTCATTCAAACGGCTGGACGGGCGGCCAGAAATGTCGACGGCGAGGTCATCCTCTACGCCGATCGGATCACCGACGCCATGAAAAAGGCCATAGATGAGACCGAGAGGAGACGCAGGATCCAGCTCGAGTATAACGAAAAACACGGTATAACTCCTGCCACGATCGAAAAGGCGATAAGGGATCTGATAGATATCGAGAGGGAGAAGGAGGTAAGCAGGGCCGAGCCAAAGGTTATCTCGGAGGTGCTCAGGGAGAAACCCGACGAGGAGCTATATGCTCCCCTGGAGGAGATGGATCCTGAAGAGGTGAAGCGGACGATAGAGGAGTTGGAAAGGGAGATGAGAGAGGCAGCGGAGAGGTTGGAGTTCGAAAAGGCCGCTGTTATCAGAGATCAGATAAAGGAGCTCAAGGGGAGATATGGCCTTTGA
- a CDS encoding 4-oxalocrotonate tautomerase family protein, with amino-acid sequence MPFVMIEGPKISIDKKRELVAKIAEVASSVYGLPKQVITVVIHENPPENVGPGGELLIDRKRG; translated from the coding sequence ATGCCCTTTGTGATGATCGAAGGTCCTAAAATATCCATCGATAAGAAGAGGGAGCTTGTGGCGAAGATCGCCGAGGTTGCCAGTTCCGTCTACGGGCTGCCGAAACAGGTTATAACTGTAGTCATACACGAAAACCCGCCCGAAAACGTCGGCCCCGGCGGCGAACTGCTTATAGATAGAAAAAGGGGATGA
- a CDS encoding family 78 glycoside hydrolase catalytic domain, which produces MGGLKPKGLRCEYRIDPLGIDVLTPRLSWTLETVDPANRGERQTAYRILVATNREKLDGDKGDLWDTGKVESDETTHIVYAGKPLGSEVECWWKVRVWDKNGNPSEWSEPARWTMGLLDEEDWKAKWIGYDEPAEWEERLLTFEGCRWIWFPEGDPRHDAPVGTRYFRRTFELPSDRKISRARIILTADDQFTLYVNGEEIARSDGQPDAWTRPKILEITGSLKGGRNLLAVEATNEGGPAGVLGKLVIEFETGEPVIVATDKGWKTAAEMEEGWYRSDFDDEGWDEAREIGGLGSPPWCIPGGIGVHVPPPPFLRKTFTLDKSVKRAMLYVSALGSCELRLNGQRVSDDYFIPGWSDFRKRVYYRAYEVTDMLRKGGNCIGAILADEWYAGYCGGWGQRNRFGGEPRLLAQLQIEFDDGTREIIITDGSWKAAYGPILEADFYMGESYDARREMDGWDTPEFDDTDWKPVVLSEDINLKLTAHPGEPVRKVMEIPAQSVNEIRPGTFVFDMGQNMVGVARLKVKGAEPGRKIVMRFAEVLNPDGTIYTTNLRKARDIDTYICRGDDEEVWEPRFTFRGFRYVEVTGYPGAPPLDAVTGIVLHSGFPMTGEFECSHPLVNRLVENIRWSLRGNHLEVPTDCPQRDERQGWTGDAQIFVRTASWLADMGAFMTKWLIDLNDGQREDGAYPDVAPVTGAGFGTPAWGDAGVVVPHTLYQFYGDMRAIERYYGEMARYVDYLVQNSQGYLRPEIGYGDWVPAGASTPRDVLATAYFAYVVKLMSEMAGAIGREDDSKQYAELLAKIKEAFNQAYVQPDGRIKGETQTVYALALDLDLLPEDLRPLALEHLIADIERRGWHLSTGFVGTRHLMLALTKFGRADVAYRLLFQESFPSWLYMIRMGATTMWERWDGYTEERGFQTPDMNSFNHYAFGCVGEWLFEAVAGIEPQEPGFRRVIIRPRLEGDMRFVRASYNSIRGRIGVEWNVEGDKLHLSVVIPANITAEVYVPTEDPATVTESGKPVDQADGVKLLRSEENLAVYEVESGSYRFTAMLR; this is translated from the coding sequence ATGGGAGGATTGAAGCCGAAGGGACTGCGATGTGAGTATCGAATAGATCCGCTAGGCATAGATGTTCTCACTCCCCGACTCAGCTGGACGCTGGAGACGGTCGACCCGGCCAACAGGGGAGAACGTCAAACCGCCTACAGGATCCTCGTCGCCACCAACCGGGAAAAGCTGGACGGGGATAAAGGGGATCTGTGGGACACGGGGAAGGTCGAATCGGATGAGACAACACATATCGTCTACGCCGGCAAACCGCTGGGATCGGAAGTGGAGTGCTGGTGGAAGGTTCGGGTCTGGGATAAAAACGGCAACCCGTCCGAATGGAGCGAGCCGGCTCGATGGACGATGGGACTGCTGGATGAAGAGGATTGGAAGGCTAAATGGATCGGCTATGACGAGCCGGCCGAATGGGAGGAGAGGCTTTTAACCTTCGAGGGATGCCGCTGGATCTGGTTCCCCGAGGGCGATCCACGCCACGATGCACCCGTCGGGACGCGATATTTCCGTCGCACCTTCGAACTGCCCTCCGATCGTAAAATATCGAGAGCGCGGATCATCCTGACCGCCGACGACCAGTTCACGCTCTATGTGAACGGAGAGGAGATCGCTCGCAGCGATGGTCAGCCCGATGCATGGACGCGCCCGAAAATCCTTGAGATAACAGGCTCTCTGAAGGGCGGTCGAAACCTCCTAGCCGTTGAAGCCACCAACGAGGGCGGCCCGGCAGGCGTGCTGGGGAAGCTCGTGATCGAGTTCGAAACGGGTGAACCGGTGATAGTCGCCACGGACAAGGGATGGAAGACCGCCGCCGAAATGGAAGAGGGATGGTATCGGAGCGATTTCGACGACGAAGGCTGGGACGAGGCGCGTGAGATCGGCGGCCTCGGCTCCCCGCCGTGGTGCATCCCCGGCGGCATCGGCGTCCACGTCCCTCCCCCGCCGTTTCTGCGTAAAACCTTCACCCTCGACAAGTCGGTCAAACGGGCGATGCTCTACGTCAGCGCCCTGGGGAGCTGCGAGCTCCGCCTCAACGGACAGCGTGTCAGCGACGATTACTTCATCCCCGGCTGGTCCGATTTCCGAAAACGGGTCTACTACCGAGCCTATGAGGTCACCGATATGTTACGAAAGGGCGGAAACTGCATCGGCGCGATCCTGGCGGACGAGTGGTATGCCGGATACTGCGGCGGGTGGGGACAGCGTAACCGTTTCGGCGGTGAGCCGCGCCTGCTGGCACAACTGCAAATCGAGTTTGATGATGGGACGAGAGAGATTATCATCACGGATGGAAGCTGGAAAGCCGCTTACGGGCCGATCCTGGAGGCCGATTTCTACATGGGCGAGAGCTACGACGCACGGCGGGAGATGGATGGGTGGGATACGCCCGAATTCGATGACACCGATTGGAAGCCGGTCGTCCTGAGCGAGGATATAAACTTAAAGCTTACGGCGCATCCCGGGGAGCCGGTCCGCAAGGTGATGGAGATACCCGCCCAATCCGTCAATGAGATCAGACCGGGGACCTTCGTATTCGATATGGGGCAGAACATGGTCGGCGTGGCGAGGCTGAAGGTGAAGGGCGCTGAGCCGGGTAGAAAGATCGTCATGCGTTTCGCCGAGGTGCTCAACCCCGACGGAACGATCTACACGACCAACCTGCGGAAAGCCCGCGACATCGACACCTATATCTGCAGGGGAGATGATGAGGAGGTATGGGAACCCCGCTTCACCTTCAGGGGGTTCAGATATGTGGAGGTGACGGGATATCCCGGAGCACCTCCGCTGGACGCCGTGACGGGTATCGTGCTGCATTCGGGCTTCCCGATGACGGGGGAGTTTGAGTGTTCGCATCCCCTGGTCAATCGTTTGGTGGAGAACATCCGTTGGAGCCTCCGCGGCAACCATCTGGAGGTGCCGACGGATTGTCCCCAGCGGGATGAGAGACAGGGATGGACGGGAGACGCTCAGATATTCGTTCGTACTGCGAGCTGGCTGGCCGACATGGGGGCCTTCATGACGAAATGGCTGATAGATCTGAACGACGGACAGAGGGAGGATGGCGCCTATCCGGATGTGGCCCCTGTGACCGGAGCCGGCTTCGGAACGCCGGCCTGGGGCGATGCAGGTGTGGTTGTACCCCATACGCTCTATCAGTTCTACGGCGACATGAGGGCCATCGAGCGGTATTACGGGGAGATGGCCCGTTACGTGGATTATCTCGTTCAAAACAGTCAGGGATATCTGAGGCCGGAGATCGGCTACGGCGACTGGGTTCCGGCCGGCGCCAGCACCCCCAGAGATGTGCTCGCGACGGCGTATTTCGCATATGTGGTCAAGCTGATGTCGGAGATGGCGGGGGCGATCGGTCGGGAGGATGATTCGAAGCAATACGCCGAGCTGTTGGCGAAGATCAAAGAGGCCTTCAACCAAGCCTACGTGCAGCCCGATGGTAGAATTAAGGGCGAGACGCAGACGGTCTACGCGCTGGCGTTGGATCTGGATCTGCTGCCCGAGGATCTCCGCCCGCTCGCTCTCGAGCATTTAATCGCCGATATCGAGAGGCGAGGGTGGCATCTGTCGACCGGATTCGTCGGCACGCGGCATCTGATGCTCGCCCTGACGAAGTTCGGCCGAGCGGACGTCGCCTATCGGCTGCTGTTTCAGGAGAGTTTTCCTTCTTGGCTTTATATGATCCGAATGGGCGCTACGACGATGTGGGAGAGATGGGACGGATACACGGAGGAGAGAGGCTTCCAGACGCCCGACATGAACTCCTTCAACCACTACGCCTTCGGATGCGTGGGGGAGTGGCTCTTCGAGGCTGTTGCCGGCATAGAGCCACAGGAACCCGGCTTCAGGAGGGTGATCATCCGACCTCGCCTTGAAGGGGATATGAGGTTCGTTCGAGCGAGCTACAACTCCATCCGAGGCCGTATAGGCGTGGAATGGAACGTTGAGGGGGACAAACTGCACCTGTCGGTTGTGATCCCGGCCAACATTACCGCCGAGGTATATGTGCCCACAGAAGATCCGGCGACGGTAACGGAAAGCGGCAAGCCGGTCGATCAGGCGGATGGGGTGAAACTCCTGCGGTCAGAGGAGAACCTGGCGGTCTATGAGGTCGAGTCGGGCAGCTATCGCTTCACCGCCATGTTGCGCTGA
- a CDS encoding ATP-binding protein: protein MPDFMRQIREEHKAGVAHTFLLHFNVTDLARDPIFGYLTMLDYLMEQLNDIGCDVVVAYDRSQGVIFPNVGLRSEYQKLLGLDIKLPEGTEVKRPPINSKLHIKKAGIPREPEDALPRLEQLLRQRLAGLRIGVIIYFVERIAPNGDPVDLPEETLVNIETIERWAMDLEMKFLGSIVLLVAENLADVSPQITTNTHIRIVEVPLPDYQDRLEFIKHLLNLPEPEKKDSRMQLVNKLRLERNMSPEKFAAMTAGLRLIDIHDLALKAEEVNKPITEEIVIQRKYESVLYRSRGLLELIRPSNVLQFVGGLDHASRYFRPVIEMLMRGDPETPMGVLLVGPPGTGKTLTVEAMAGINGLTCVRLKTAREVWLAQQAGTFETWERMYERDLSLALTTIRNLAPVVVFIDEMERFTLERGTGFQRILPIELLNFMDNPQNRGKVLWVGATSRPDLIDPSFRKAGRFDDKLVYLIPHRKDRADILRKMFAKHRIPHADNLDLNKLAGGDFPEEITGADLELIARRSLTIAQASGHKQVMQNDLMAAARDFVPRYSPQVYEFLSLLALREANSRFMVPERVPDSIRKIAFDGERIDKAKIESRLIELERELRIRQGSRYNF, encoded by the coding sequence ATGCCTGATTTCATGCGTCAGATCCGCGAGGAGCATAAGGCCGGGGTTGCTCACACCTTCCTGCTGCATTTCAACGTGACGGACCTCGCAAGAGATCCGATATTCGGATATCTCACCATGTTGGATTACCTGATGGAACAGTTAAACGATATCGGCTGTGATGTGGTGGTCGCATACGATAGGTCCCAGGGTGTGATATTCCCCAACGTGGGACTCCGTTCGGAGTATCAAAAGCTGCTCGGACTCGATATCAAACTGCCGGAGGGAACGGAGGTCAAGCGTCCTCCCATCAATTCAAAGCTTCACATCAAGAAGGCCGGTATACCACGTGAGCCTGAGGATGCGTTGCCTAGGCTGGAGCAGCTTCTCAGACAGAGGCTGGCGGGGTTGAGAATAGGTGTGATAATCTATTTCGTGGAGAGGATCGCTCCCAACGGCGATCCGGTCGACCTGCCCGAAGAGACGTTGGTAAACATCGAGACGATCGAGCGATGGGCGATGGACCTGGAGATGAAGTTCCTCGGTAGCATCGTGCTGCTTGTTGCCGAGAACCTTGCTGACGTTTCACCCCAGATAACGACCAACACGCACATCCGCATCGTGGAGGTGCCCCTACCGGATTATCAGGATAGGCTCGAATTCATAAAGCACCTCCTGAACCTCCCTGAGCCCGAAAAGAAGGATTCGAGGATGCAATTGGTCAATAAGCTCCGGCTTGAACGGAACATGTCGCCGGAGAAATTCGCCGCTATGACAGCTGGACTAAGGCTTATAGATATCCACGATCTCGCCTTGAAAGCCGAAGAGGTGAATAAGCCCATAACGGAGGAGATAGTCATTCAGCGCAAATACGAGTCCGTCCTCTACAGGAGCAGAGGGTTATTGGAGCTGATAAGGCCCTCTAACGTCCTTCAGTTCGTGGGCGGATTAGATCACGCATCGAGATATTTCAGGCCCGTCATAGAGATGCTTATGAGGGGAGATCCCGAGACACCGATGGGAGTTCTGCTGGTAGGTCCTCCCGGAACGGGAAAAACGCTGACCGTCGAGGCGATGGCGGGGATAAACGGGTTGACCTGCGTCAGGCTCAAGACGGCCAGAGAGGTATGGCTCGCCCAACAGGCAGGAACCTTTGAAACCTGGGAGAGGATGTATGAAAGGGATCTATCACTGGCTTTGACGACGATAAGAAACCTCGCCCCGGTGGTGGTTTTCATCGACGAAATGGAGAGATTCACGTTGGAGAGAGGCACGGGGTTTCAGAGAATACTCCCCATAGAGCTGCTCAACTTCATGGATAACCCGCAAAACAGGGGAAAGGTTCTGTGGGTCGGAGCGACGTCCAGGCCGGATCTGATAGATCCCAGCTTCAGAAAGGCGGGCAGGTTTGACGATAAGCTTGTATATCTGATCCCCCACAGGAAGGACAGGGCGGATATCCTCAGAAAGATGTTCGCCAAACACAGAATCCCACATGCCGATAATCTGGATCTCAATAAGCTAGCTGGCGGGGATTTCCCCGAGGAGATAACGGGCGCCGATCTGGAGCTTATCGCTCGTAGAAGCCTTACGATCGCTCAGGCAAGTGGGCACAAGCAGGTGATGCAAAACGATCTTATGGCTGCAGCGAGGGATTTCGTGCCCAGATACTCGCCCCAGGTCTATGAGTTTCTCTCCCTGCTGGCTTTGAGGGAGGCGAACTCGCGATTCATGGTGCCGGAAAGGGTCCCTGACTCGATAAGGAAGATCGCCTTCGATGGTGAAAGAATCGATAAGGCGAAGATAGAGTCCCGCCTCATAGAGCTTGAGAGGGAGCTCAGGATAAGACAGGGCAGCCGCTATAACTTTTAA